One Streptomyces sp. V4I8 genomic window carries:
- a CDS encoding metallophosphoesterase codes for MTSTVGGAGQLLAISDLHIGYEENRALVEKMRPDSDDDWLLVAGDVAETVADIRWALKTLAGRFRKVVWVPGNHELWTHPKDAVTLRGVPRYEHLVEMCRELGVTTPEDPYPVWDGPGGPVAVAPLFLLYDYSFLPSGCTTKEEGLKYAHGTGIVCNDEYLLHPDPYPSREAWCAARVAETERRLAALPADLPTVLVNHYPLDRHPMDVLWYPEFAMWCGTRLTADWHRRFRVETMVYGHLHIPRTTWHEGVRFEEVSVGYPREWRKRADPPGRLRRILPREDGTR; via the coding sequence GTGACGTCGACGGTCGGCGGTGCCGGACAACTGCTGGCCATCAGCGACCTGCACATCGGCTACGAGGAGAACCGCGCCCTCGTCGAGAAGATGCGCCCGGACTCCGACGACGACTGGCTGCTCGTCGCCGGTGACGTGGCAGAGACCGTGGCGGACATCCGCTGGGCCCTCAAGACGCTCGCCGGCCGCTTCCGCAAGGTGGTCTGGGTGCCCGGCAACCACGAACTGTGGACCCATCCGAAGGACGCCGTCACCCTGCGCGGCGTCCCCCGCTACGAGCACCTTGTCGAGATGTGCCGGGAACTCGGCGTGACCACCCCCGAGGACCCCTACCCCGTCTGGGACGGCCCCGGCGGCCCGGTCGCCGTGGCGCCGCTCTTCCTGCTGTACGACTACTCGTTCCTGCCCTCCGGCTGCACCACCAAGGAGGAGGGGCTGAAGTACGCGCACGGGACCGGCATCGTCTGCAACGACGAGTACCTGCTGCACCCCGACCCGTACCCGTCCCGCGAGGCGTGGTGCGCGGCCCGGGTCGCCGAGACCGAGCGCCGGCTCGCCGCCCTCCCCGCGGACCTGCCCACCGTCCTCGTCAACCACTACCCGCTGGACCGCCACCCCATGGACGTGCTCTGGTACCCCGAGTTCGCCATGTGGTGCGGCACCCGGCTGACCGCGGACTGGCACCGCAGATTCCGCGTCGAGACCATGGTCTACGGACACCTCCACATCCCGCGGACCACCTGGCACGAAGGCGTCCGCTTCGAGGAGGTGTCGGTGGGCTACCCCCGTGAGTGGCGCAAGCGAGCGGACCCGCCCGGACGGCTGCGCCGGATTCTGCCCAGGGAGGACGGCACCCGTTGA
- a CDS encoding 4'-phosphopantetheinyl transferase: MIEELLPASVVTVEAYGDEEPANTALYPEEEAVVARAVDKRRREFAVVRSCARRAMDKLGVPPQPILPGERGAPAWPAGLVGSMTHCDGYCAAALVRAADLASLGIDAEPHQTLPEGVLPAVALPAEAERLRRLSGDHPGVHWDRLLFSAKESVYKAWFPLTGKWLDFTEADIDVFTDPGEQGSGGFRARLLVPGPRVGDRRLDGFEGRWTVRRGLVATAVSVPHT, from the coding sequence TTGATCGAGGAACTCCTGCCGGCCTCGGTGGTCACCGTCGAGGCGTACGGCGACGAAGAGCCCGCGAACACGGCCCTCTACCCCGAGGAGGAGGCGGTCGTGGCCCGGGCGGTCGACAAGCGCCGCCGTGAGTTCGCCGTCGTACGCTCCTGCGCGCGCCGCGCCATGGACAAGCTCGGCGTGCCACCACAGCCGATCCTGCCCGGCGAACGCGGCGCCCCGGCCTGGCCGGCCGGCCTGGTCGGCAGCATGACCCACTGCGACGGCTACTGCGCCGCCGCGCTGGTCCGCGCCGCCGACCTGGCCTCCCTCGGCATCGACGCCGAGCCCCACCAGACGCTCCCGGAGGGCGTCCTGCCCGCCGTCGCCCTGCCCGCCGAGGCGGAACGGCTGCGCCGCCTGTCCGGCGACCACCCCGGCGTGCACTGGGACCGGCTCCTCTTCAGCGCCAAGGAATCCGTCTACAAGGCGTGGTTCCCGCTCACCGGGAAGTGGCTGGACTTCACCGAGGCCGACATCGACGTCTTCACCGACCCCGGTGAGCAGGGCAGCGGCGGCTTCCGCGCCCGGCTCCTCGTACCCGGCCCGCGGGTGGGCGACCGCCGGCTCGATGGGTTCGAGGGCCGTTGGACCGTCCGGCGGGGGCTGGTGGCGACCGCGGTGAGCGTGCCGCACACCTGA
- a CDS encoding toxin-antitoxin system, toxin component has protein sequence MRRLCGELVAELAFPAPAPPEKLYRALCDAMSRRRGRPVHFRTAAFPPDTASGLWLDMAEQDLVVIEERTAPDHQLVILGHELWHMKAGHSSHSVEGASVAARLLDDTADLRSTVLKVAARNHFDQAEEREAESFGLLLASKCRAWLADSSVRGQRDHLAGRIEASLGYLGSQG, from the coding sequence ATGCGCCGCCTGTGCGGCGAGTTGGTCGCGGAGCTGGCGTTTCCGGCGCCCGCGCCGCCCGAGAAGCTGTACCGCGCGCTGTGCGACGCGATGAGCAGACGCCGCGGCCGTCCCGTCCATTTCCGTACGGCCGCCTTTCCGCCCGACACCGCCAGCGGGCTGTGGCTCGACATGGCCGAGCAGGACCTCGTCGTGATCGAGGAACGCACCGCGCCCGACCACCAGCTGGTGATCCTCGGCCATGAGCTGTGGCACATGAAGGCCGGCCACAGCAGCCACAGCGTCGAGGGCGCCTCCGTGGCGGCCCGGCTCCTCGACGACACCGCCGATCTGCGGTCGACGGTGCTGAAGGTCGCCGCCCGCAACCACTTCGACCAGGCGGAGGAGAGGGAGGCCGAGAGCTTCGGCCTGCTGCTGGCCAGCAAGTGCCGTGCCTGGCTGGCGGATTCCTCGGTGCGCGGTCAGCGGGACCACTTAGCGGGGCGGATCGAGGCGTCACTGGGCTACCTGGGGTCACAGGGCTGA
- a CDS encoding helix-turn-helix domain-containing protein gives MTDGIEGPGATPTAALPAVAARVTALADRLGVPHAEVFDTGRLSVASGVPVPVVKALLSGYPAGEPDVQARFLQRLDLLRRTRLKPNGRKYTQQEIADGAGMSRQQAGALINGDRRPTMEHCDAIQRFFRVHAGFLTAEDPEALAGALQRTEQDLLQKLAEREAAQAAEDPLERLLQDHGVRGIAWRAAQLPTDQHRDKVAEWLDMLLESVKRPES, from the coding sequence GTGACGGATGGCATCGAGGGTCCGGGCGCCACGCCGACGGCTGCGCTGCCGGCCGTCGCCGCTCGTGTCACCGCGCTCGCCGACCGCCTCGGCGTGCCGCACGCGGAGGTCTTCGACACCGGCCGTCTGTCCGTCGCCTCCGGCGTCCCGGTGCCCGTGGTCAAGGCCCTGCTCAGCGGCTATCCCGCGGGTGAGCCCGATGTACAGGCCCGGTTCCTGCAGCGACTCGACCTCCTGCGCCGCACCCGCCTGAAGCCGAACGGCCGCAAGTACACGCAGCAGGAGATCGCGGACGGCGCGGGCATGTCACGGCAGCAGGCTGGCGCCCTCATCAACGGCGACCGGCGCCCCACCATGGAGCACTGCGACGCCATCCAGCGCTTCTTCCGCGTCCACGCCGGATTCCTCACGGCCGAGGACCCCGAGGCGCTCGCGGGCGCCCTCCAGCGCACCGAGCAGGACCTGCTGCAGAAGCTCGCGGAGCGCGAGGCGGCCCAGGCCGCCGAGGATCCGCTGGAGAGACTCCTGCAGGACCACGGTGTGCGCGGCATCGCCTGGCGGGCCGCACAACTGCCCACCGACCAGCATCGCGACAAGGTCGCGGAGTGGCTGGACATGCTCTTGGAGAGCGTCAAGCGGCCCGAGTCGTGA
- a CDS encoding ABC transporter ATP-binding protein produces the protein MLDVRGLKKVYEGSGRRVEAVRDLTFTVDAGELVCLVGPSGCGKTTLLKCMGGLLTPTSGEVLLEGRKVSGPPPGMAFVFQEYGRSLFPWMRVGENVELPLKQKGLSRTRRRELVRDALESVGLTDAEGAYPWQLSGGMQQRVAIARALAYEPRVLLMDEPFAAVDAQTRADLEDLVRGLWRERGITILFVTHDIDEAVYLGERVLVLSASPTVVQEQLKVDLPAERDQLHTRVDPRFAELRTHVYAQIQAAKRGVVQDAVTKSDTPPLH, from the coding sequence ATGCTCGACGTACGCGGCCTGAAGAAGGTCTACGAGGGTTCCGGACGGCGCGTGGAGGCGGTGCGCGACCTCACCTTCACCGTCGACGCGGGCGAACTGGTCTGTCTCGTCGGCCCGTCGGGCTGCGGCAAGACGACCCTGCTCAAGTGCATGGGCGGACTGCTCACGCCGACGAGCGGTGAAGTGCTCCTGGAGGGGCGCAAGGTGAGCGGCCCGCCGCCCGGGATGGCGTTCGTCTTCCAGGAGTACGGGCGCAGCCTCTTCCCCTGGATGCGGGTCGGCGAGAACGTCGAACTCCCGCTGAAACAGAAGGGATTGAGCAGAACACGGCGGCGAGAGCTGGTGCGGGACGCGCTGGAGTCGGTGGGGCTGACGGATGCCGAGGGGGCGTATCCGTGGCAGCTGTCCGGCGGGATGCAGCAGCGGGTCGCCATCGCCCGGGCGCTGGCGTACGAGCCCCGTGTGCTGCTGATGGACGAGCCGTTCGCGGCGGTGGACGCGCAGACCCGGGCCGATCTGGAGGACCTGGTCCGGGGGCTGTGGCGGGAGCGGGGCATCACGATCCTCTTCGTCACCCATGACATCGACGAGGCCGTGTACCTGGGCGAGCGGGTGCTCGTCCTGTCCGCCTCCCCCACCGTCGTCCAGGAGCAGCTGAAGGTCGATCTGCCCGCGGAACGCGACCAGTTGCACACCCGCGTGGACCCGCGCTTCGCCGAGCTGCGCACCCATGTGTACGCGCAGATCCAGGCGGCGAAGCGCGGGGTCGTCCAGGACGCGGTCACGAAGTCGGATACGCCTCCACTTCACTGA
- a CDS encoding ABC transporter permease, with translation MVRLLRSLFFVVALPVVLVAVWWAASDGSTDPFWPPLRTILDTFPDVWTADRLRTDVVPSILRLLGGYAVAAVAGVAVGTVIGSYRRVRAVCEPVLEFLRAVPPPVLVPVIMLFAGIGDSMKIVVIASGCVWPILLNTVEGVRAVDSVMLETARSYGVTGIARLRRLVLPSASPQIFAGLRQALSIGIILMVISEMFAANNGIGFTVVQFQRSFAIPDMWTGILVLGLLGFLLSVVFQLVERRVLGWYRGLRATTRRS, from the coding sequence ATCGTGCGCTTGCTGCGGAGCCTGTTCTTCGTCGTCGCGCTGCCCGTGGTGCTGGTCGCCGTGTGGTGGGCGGCGTCGGACGGCAGCACGGACCCGTTCTGGCCGCCGCTGCGGACGATCCTCGACACCTTCCCGGACGTCTGGACGGCCGACCGCCTGCGCACGGACGTCGTACCGAGCATCCTGCGCCTCCTGGGCGGCTATGCGGTGGCCGCCGTGGCCGGCGTGGCGGTCGGCACGGTGATCGGCTCCTACCGCAGGGTGCGTGCGGTGTGCGAGCCGGTCCTGGAGTTCCTGCGGGCCGTGCCGCCGCCCGTGCTGGTCCCGGTCATCATGCTGTTCGCGGGCATCGGCGACAGCATGAAGATCGTCGTCATCGCGAGCGGCTGCGTCTGGCCGATCCTGCTCAACACCGTGGAGGGCGTGCGCGCGGTCGACTCGGTGATGCTGGAGACGGCCCGCTCGTACGGCGTCACGGGCATCGCCCGGCTGCGCCGTCTGGTGCTGCCCTCGGCGAGCCCGCAGATCTTCGCCGGACTGCGCCAAGCCCTCTCCATCGGCATCATCCTCATGGTCATCAGCGAGATGTTCGCCGCCAACAACGGCATCGGCTTCACCGTCGTCCAGTTCCAGCGCAGCTTCGCGATCCCCGACATGTGGACCGGCATCCTCGTCCTCGGACTGCTCGGCTTCCTGCTCTCCGTTGTCTTCCAGCTGGTCGAGCGCCGGGTGCTCGGCTGGTACCGCGGTCTGCGCGCGACCACCCGGCGGTCCTGA
- a CDS encoding ABC transporter permease, whose protein sequence is MRGGNVALGAAGLAAFLALGEAAPRLGLVKEAYFPPTSRIAEALVDEVADAAFWSALGDTLTGWALGLAIASCAGIVVGVLVSVVPYLRDATASTIEFLRPIPSVALIPLAVLLYGTELRSVLLLVVYASFWQVLIQTLYGVQDVDPVAEETARSYGLGTWARVRHVLWPTALPYVMTGVRLAAAVALILAITTELVIGAPGLGRQIAVAQTSQAVPEMYALIVVAGLLGLLINVGARTVERRALAWHQSVRGEVAV, encoded by the coding sequence GTGAGGGGCGGCAACGTCGCACTCGGTGCGGCCGGGCTCGCGGCCTTCCTCGCCCTGGGCGAGGCGGCGCCGCGCCTCGGCCTGGTCAAGGAGGCGTACTTCCCGCCGACGAGCCGGATCGCCGAAGCGCTGGTGGACGAGGTCGCCGACGCCGCCTTCTGGAGCGCGCTCGGCGACACACTCACCGGCTGGGCGCTGGGCCTGGCGATCGCTTCCTGTGCGGGCATCGTGGTCGGCGTGCTCGTCTCCGTCGTGCCGTACCTGCGCGACGCGACCGCCTCCACCATCGAGTTCCTGCGCCCCATCCCGTCCGTGGCGCTGATCCCGCTGGCGGTGCTGCTCTACGGCACCGAACTGAGGTCGGTGCTCCTGCTGGTGGTGTACGCCTCCTTCTGGCAGGTACTGATCCAGACCCTGTACGGCGTCCAGGACGTCGACCCCGTCGCCGAGGAGACAGCACGCAGTTACGGCCTCGGCACCTGGGCGCGCGTGCGCCATGTGCTGTGGCCGACCGCCCTGCCGTACGTCATGACCGGCGTGCGGCTCGCCGCCGCGGTGGCGCTGATCCTCGCGATCACCACCGAACTCGTCATCGGTGCCCCGGGGTTGGGCCGGCAGATCGCGGTGGCGCAGACCTCGCAGGCGGTGCCGGAGATGTACGCGCTCATCGTCGTAGCCGGGCTCCTGGGGCTGCTCATCAACGTCGGCGCGCGTACGGTGGAGCGGCGGGCGCTGGCCTGGCACCAGTCGGTGCGCGGGGAGGTGGCGGTGTGA
- a CDS encoding ABC transporter substrate-binding protein, translating to MRRLSAGLTAGALLLVATACGSSDDGSSDAGASSGGVTTVKLGLIPIVDVAPLYLGQKRGFFEKQGLKLEFTPAQGGAAIVPGVVSGQFQFGFSNVTSLMVAQTNGVPVKAVANGIASTGVRGKDFNGLMVKKDSPIKSPKQLEGKKVAINTLKNINETAVRQAVRQDGGDPDKVTLVEMPFDQMPAALDNGQIDAACVVEPATATIRSQGGREIASPLVDVAPEVTVAMYFTSTQYAQQHPDVVKKFQEATAESLAYAEAHPDEARQIVTTYTKIPASVLEQVILPKWPSEPNRASVEALMKLGEEDGLFKKTPDLDALLP from the coding sequence ATGCGTCGTCTGTCGGCCGGTCTCACCGCCGGCGCCCTGCTGCTCGTCGCGACGGCCTGCGGCTCGTCCGACGACGGTTCGTCGGACGCGGGCGCGTCGTCCGGCGGTGTCACCACCGTCAAGCTCGGCCTCATCCCGATCGTCGATGTCGCGCCGCTGTATCTCGGCCAGAAGCGGGGATTCTTCGAAAAGCAAGGTCTCAAGCTGGAGTTCACCCCCGCCCAGGGCGGCGCGGCGATCGTGCCCGGCGTGGTCAGCGGGCAGTTCCAGTTCGGGTTCAGCAATGTGACGTCCCTGATGGTCGCCCAGACCAACGGCGTTCCCGTGAAGGCGGTCGCCAACGGCATCGCCTCGACCGGCGTACGGGGCAAGGACTTCAACGGCCTGATGGTCAAGAAGGACAGCCCGATCAAGTCGCCGAAGCAGCTGGAGGGCAAGAAGGTCGCTATCAACACCCTGAAGAACATCAACGAGACCGCGGTCCGCCAGGCCGTGCGCCAGGACGGCGGCGACCCCGACAAGGTGACCCTCGTCGAGATGCCCTTCGACCAGATGCCCGCCGCCCTCGACAACGGCCAGATCGACGCCGCCTGCGTGGTCGAGCCGGCGACCGCCACCATCCGCAGCCAGGGCGGCCGGGAGATCGCCTCGCCGTTGGTCGACGTCGCGCCGGAGGTCACCGTCGCGATGTACTTCACCTCGACGCAGTACGCGCAGCAACACCCGGACGTGGTCAAGAAGTTCCAGGAGGCCACCGCCGAGTCCCTCGCGTACGCCGAGGCCCACCCGGACGAGGCCCGGCAGATCGTCACGACGTACACCAAGATCCCGGCGTCGGTGCTGGAGCAGGTGATCCTGCCGAAGTGGCCGAGCGAGCCGAACCGCGCCTCCGTCGAGGCCCTCATGAAGCTCGGCGAGGAGGACGGCCTCTTCAAGAAGACGCCCGACCTGGACGCGCTGCTGCCGTGA
- a CDS encoding IclR family transcriptional regulator C-terminal domain-containing protein — MLPGDRAPHFVRSFERGLAVIRSFDAEHPARTLSEVAQTCDLTRAAARRLLLTLVDLGYVHQDGRLFRLTPRVLELGYSYLSSVTVPQIAEPHLEQLVAHVRESSSLCVLDGDDIVYVARVPTRRIMTASITVGTRFPAYVTSVGRVILAHLPEEDVELRLTRAGLKPLTARTITSPDALRAELRRVRRQGYAIVDQELEEGLRSVAAPVREPDGEVVAGVNIAVHAGRTSVDSIRTDLLPYLLAAVARIEADLRITGPARAASHGTGTHRSSSSRRSPVPRP, encoded by the coding sequence ATGCTTCCGGGAGACCGCGCACCGCACTTCGTGAGGTCCTTCGAGCGCGGCCTCGCCGTGATCCGCTCCTTCGACGCCGAGCACCCCGCCCGCACGCTCAGCGAGGTCGCCCAGACCTGCGACCTGACCCGCGCCGCCGCCCGCCGCCTGCTGCTGACCCTCGTCGACCTCGGCTACGTCCACCAGGACGGACGCCTCTTCCGCCTCACCCCGCGCGTGCTGGAACTCGGCTACTCCTACCTCTCCAGCGTCACCGTGCCGCAGATCGCCGAGCCGCACCTCGAGCAACTCGTCGCGCACGTACGGGAGTCGTCGTCGCTGTGCGTCCTGGACGGCGACGACATCGTGTACGTGGCGCGGGTACCGACCCGGCGCATCATGACGGCGTCCATCACGGTAGGCACCCGATTCCCGGCGTACGTGACGTCGGTGGGCCGGGTGATCCTCGCCCACCTGCCGGAGGAGGACGTCGAACTCCGGCTCACCCGAGCGGGGTTGAAGCCCCTGACCGCTCGCACGATCACCTCGCCGGACGCCCTGCGGGCGGAACTGCGGCGCGTCCGCCGGCAGGGATACGCCATCGTCGACCAGGAACTGGAGGAGGGGCTCCGGTCGGTCGCCGCCCCGGTGCGGGAGCCGGACGGCGAGGTGGTGGCCGGCGTGAACATCGCGGTGCACGCCGGCCGCACCTCGGTGGACTCGATCCGTACGGACCTGCTGCCGTATCTGCTCGCGGCGGTGGCCCGGATCGAGGCCGACCTCAGGATCACAGGTCCAGCACGAGCCGCTTCCCACGGCACCGGGACACACAGATCATCATCGTCTCGCCGCTCTCCTGTTCCTCGGCCGTGA
- a CDS encoding 2Fe-2S iron-sulfur cluster-binding protein, whose amino-acid sequence MTVYEAELVVAQRKFAADGVLALTLRHPLDEELPAWEPGAHIDVVLGPELERQYSLCGDPADRSAWRIAVLREPEGRGGSAHVHEELSQGDKVRVRGPRNHFALRPAPRYRFIAGGIGITPILPMLAAAEAEGAEWTLLYGGRTRRSMAFAEELGRYGGDRVTVAPQDETGLLDLASVLDDVPEGTLVYCCGPGPLLDAVEARCPAGLLQVERFAPKEQEDGENTEFEVELAQSGRTVTVPADVSVLDAVRGAGVEVLFSCTEGTCGTCETDVLDGTPDHRDSVLTAEEQESGETMMICVSRCRGKRLVLDL is encoded by the coding sequence ATGACCGTGTACGAAGCCGAACTCGTCGTCGCCCAAAGGAAGTTCGCGGCCGACGGCGTGCTCGCCCTCACCCTGCGCCACCCCCTCGACGAGGAGCTCCCCGCGTGGGAGCCGGGCGCGCACATCGACGTCGTTCTCGGTCCCGAGCTGGAGCGGCAGTACTCGCTGTGCGGTGACCCGGCGGACCGCTCGGCGTGGCGGATCGCCGTACTGCGGGAGCCGGAGGGACGGGGCGGATCCGCCCATGTGCACGAGGAGTTGAGTCAGGGCGACAAGGTGCGGGTGCGCGGGCCGCGCAACCACTTCGCCCTGCGGCCCGCGCCCCGCTACCGCTTCATCGCGGGCGGCATCGGCATCACGCCGATCCTGCCGATGCTGGCGGCGGCGGAGGCCGAGGGGGCGGAGTGGACCCTGCTGTACGGCGGACGGACCCGCCGGTCCATGGCGTTCGCCGAGGAGTTGGGCCGTTATGGCGGCGACCGCGTCACCGTCGCCCCGCAGGACGAGACCGGTCTTCTGGATCTCGCCTCGGTGCTCGACGACGTTCCCGAGGGCACGCTCGTCTACTGCTGCGGGCCCGGGCCGCTGCTCGACGCGGTGGAGGCGCGGTGCCCGGCCGGGCTGCTGCAGGTGGAGCGGTTCGCACCGAAGGAGCAGGAGGACGGCGAGAACACGGAGTTCGAGGTCGAGCTGGCGCAGAGCGGCAGGACGGTCACCGTGCCCGCGGACGTCTCCGTGCTGGACGCCGTGCGCGGCGCCGGTGTCGAGGTGCTGTTCTCGTGCACGGAGGGCACCTGCGGCACCTGCGAGACCGATGTCCTCGACGGCACCCCGGACCATAGGGACTCCGTACTCACGGCCGAGGAACAGGAGAGCGGCGAGACGATGATGATCTGTGTGTCCCGGTGCCGTGGGAAGCGGCTCGTGCTGGACCTGTGA
- a CDS encoding Rieske 2Fe-2S domain-containing protein, whose amino-acid sequence MPHTTAFARNQWYVAAYSHEVGRELLGRTILGETLVLYRTEEEGTPVVLHDRCVHRRYPLSEAPTRLDGDRIVCGYHGFTYDTTGTCVYVPGQKRVPRTARVASYPVVEQDSLIWVWIGDPALADPQSIPRAKHLDSPGWVTVRGMEPIDCDYGLLVDNLLDLSHETYLHGGYIGTPEVAETPITTEVDEGAGIVRVSRHMADAECPPFYAKSTGIEGRITRWQDIEYHAPCLYLLHSRIAPVGVLPEADGSDPNGFHTEITYAITPSGDGKVYDFWAVSRDWATDDDEVTEFLRGNNHTVVMQDVTALNLLQRTLGTERHGYQELSINIDTGGLAARRILARLVEEGDKPVEKVL is encoded by the coding sequence ATGCCTCACACGACAGCCTTCGCCAGGAACCAGTGGTACGTCGCCGCCTACAGCCACGAGGTGGGGCGGGAGCTGCTCGGCCGGACGATCCTCGGTGAGACCCTCGTGCTGTACCGCACGGAGGAGGAGGGGACGCCGGTCGTCCTGCACGACCGCTGTGTGCACCGCCGGTACCCGCTGTCCGAGGCCCCGACCCGGCTCGACGGCGACCGGATCGTGTGCGGGTACCACGGGTTCACGTACGACACGACCGGTACGTGCGTGTATGTGCCGGGGCAGAAGCGCGTCCCGCGGACGGCGCGCGTGGCCTCGTACCCGGTCGTCGAGCAGGACTCCCTGATCTGGGTGTGGATCGGCGACCCGGCGCTCGCCGATCCGCAGAGCATCCCGCGGGCCAAGCACCTCGACTCCCCCGGCTGGGTCACCGTGCGCGGCATGGAGCCCATCGACTGCGACTACGGCCTCCTCGTCGACAACCTCCTGGACCTGTCCCACGAGACCTACCTCCACGGCGGCTACATCGGCACCCCCGAGGTCGCCGAGACGCCGATCACCACCGAGGTCGACGAGGGCGCGGGCATCGTCCGGGTGAGCCGGCACATGGCCGACGCGGAGTGCCCGCCGTTCTACGCCAAGTCGACCGGCATCGAGGGCCGGATCACCCGCTGGCAGGACATCGAGTACCACGCCCCCTGCCTCTACCTGCTGCACAGCCGGATCGCCCCGGTCGGTGTGCTGCCCGAGGCGGACGGCAGCGACCCGAACGGCTTCCACACCGAGATCACGTACGCCATCACCCCGTCCGGCGACGGCAAGGTGTACGACTTCTGGGCGGTCTCCCGGGACTGGGCGACGGACGACGACGAGGTCACCGAGTTCCTGCGCGGCAACAACCACACCGTCGTCATGCAGGACGTGACCGCCCTGAACCTGCTCCAGCGGACCCTCGGCACCGAGCGGCACGGCTACCAGGAGCTGAGCATCAACATCGACACCGGCGGCCTGGCCGCCCGCCGTATCCTCGCCCGGCTGGTCGAGGAGGGCGACAAGCCCGTGGAGAAGGTCCTGTGA
- a CDS encoding ThiF family adenylyltransferase, translating into MADGIDRYVLSPAATWSRDGDELRVFSDEVLLVRRCPESMFEWLKAVSDEPAGLPAPSGSRVDAIVRTLLQLRLVVAPFDRSWHSSAWRNQVEYFAALGLDAGAAQDRLRAAHVTVLGVGGIGGAVLAEIVGAGVGGLTLVDGDRVALENLNRQYLYRRCDVGRAKVDVAREWVRERLPEAEPTAVMETITTSEALVPYLREGGFLVVAADRPASLPELCAQACLERGASMITGGCGLRVGSSGPLIRPADVPAFIASRQEAKATTGAAVTPMAASFGPVNTLVGATMGRDLIFGILGVSARTTSHRVELLGTALT; encoded by the coding sequence ATGGCTGACGGAATCGACCGCTACGTTCTCTCGCCCGCGGCGACCTGGTCCCGCGACGGCGACGAGCTGCGCGTTTTTTCCGACGAGGTACTGCTGGTCCGACGCTGCCCTGAATCGATGTTCGAATGGCTCAAAGCGGTCTCCGACGAGCCGGCCGGCCTCCCAGCGCCGAGCGGAAGCCGAGTGGACGCCATCGTGCGTACGCTTCTTCAGCTTCGCCTCGTAGTCGCACCGTTCGACCGTTCGTGGCACTCGTCCGCTTGGAGGAACCAGGTCGAGTACTTCGCGGCCTTGGGTCTGGATGCCGGCGCGGCACAGGATCGGCTGCGCGCGGCGCACGTGACCGTTCTCGGCGTCGGCGGCATCGGCGGCGCGGTGCTGGCTGAGATCGTGGGTGCGGGCGTGGGCGGGCTCACGCTCGTGGACGGCGACCGGGTCGCGCTGGAGAACTTGAACCGCCAATATCTCTACCGGCGTTGTGACGTCGGACGGGCAAAGGTCGATGTGGCCCGCGAGTGGGTGCGTGAGCGCCTCCCTGAAGCGGAGCCGACCGCTGTCATGGAAACCATCACGACCAGCGAGGCGTTGGTGCCGTACCTGCGCGAAGGTGGGTTCCTCGTTGTCGCGGCCGACCGTCCTGCATCGCTGCCGGAACTGTGCGCTCAAGCCTGTCTTGAGCGCGGAGCGTCGATGATCACGGGAGGCTGCGGCCTCCGAGTAGGGTCGAGTGGCCCGCTGATCCGGCCCGCCGATGTCCCGGCCTTCATCGCGTCACGCCAAGAGGCAAAGGCCACGACCGGAGCCGCGGTCACACCGATGGCGGCCTCGTTCGGCCCGGTCAATACGCTGGTGGGCGCGACGATGGGCCGTGATCTCATCTTCGGCATACTCGGTGTGAGCGCCCGAACGACTTCGCATCGCGTCGAGCTGCTGGGGACGGCTTTGACCTGA